Proteins from a single region of Punica granatum isolate Tunisia-2019 chromosome 8, ASM765513v2, whole genome shotgun sequence:
- the LOC116187231 gene encoding uncharacterized protein LOC116187231: protein MMAAVASSQQSFLINILSSTYKPQRSLFLKQGNLISCKHPAQDDDDRKLWSSRGEKNQLAKLAMVALAAGVLTFGSVGDASAAKSGGRVGGQAFRSSAPKASAPRGNSRTNIYINPPVAPPLVGGYGYGYGVPFYGGWGWSPFSFFAPGPSVAVGIGGGFDLLALFLFLGAVAAVVRRFFGSRNEEDDY from the exons aTGATGGCAGCAGTGGCCTCTTCTCAGCAAAGCTTCCTTATTAACATCCTCAGTTCAACCTACAAACCTCAGAGGAGTTTGTTCCTAAAACAGGGCAACCTTATCTCCTGCAAACACCCAGCACAAGATGATGATGACCGCAAGTTATGGTCTTCAAG AGGTGAGAAGAATCAGCTAGCAAAGTTGGCAATGGTGGCACTAGCAGCAGGGGTCCTGACGTTTGGATCAGTTGGGGATGCATCAGCTGCTAAGAGCGGTGGGAGAGTCGGCGGGCAAGCTTTCCGTTCGTCAGCCCCTAAGGCTTCTGCCCCGAGAGGCAACTCCAG GACGAACATTTACATTAATCCGCCAGTTGCCCCGCCATTGGTGGGCGGGTACGGGTATGGTTATGGGGTGCCCTTCTACGGTGGCTGGGGCTGGTCACCTTTTTCGTTCTTCGCCCCGGGTCCCAGTGTTGCAGTTGGCATCGGAGGTGGTTTCGACCTTTTGGCCCTTTTCTTATTTCTCGGTGCTGTAGCTGCTGTTGTCAGGAGATTCTTTGGGTCCAGGAACGAAGAAGATGATTACTAG
- the LOC116187233 gene encoding plasma membrane ATPase 4, translated as MSKAAISLEEIKNETVDLEKIPIEEVFQQLKCTREGLSSQEGEQRLQIFGPNKLEEKKESKILKFLGFMWNPLSWVMEAAALMAIVLANGQGKPPDWQDFVGIMCLLLINSTISFIEENNAGNAAAALMAGLAPKTKVLRDGKWSEQDAAMLVPGDIISIKLGDIIPADARLLEGDPLKVDQSALTGESLPVTKNPSEEVFSGSTCKQGEIEAVVIATGVHTFFGKAAHLVDSTNQVGHFQKVLTAIGNFCICSIAIGMLVEILVMYPIQHRKYRDGINNLLVLLIGGIPIAMPTVLSVTMAIGSHRLSQQGAITKRMTAIEEMAGMDVLCSDKTGTLTLNKLSVDRNLIEVFVKGMEKEHVLLLAARASRTENQDAIDAAIVGTLADPKEARAGIREVHFFPFNPVDKRTALTYIDSDGNWHRASKGAPEQILTLCNAREDFKKKVHAIIDKFAERGLRSLAVARQEVPERTKESPGGPWQFVGLLSLFDPPRHDSAETIRRALNLGVNVKMITGDQLAIAKETGRRLGMGTNMYPSASLLGQDKDASIAALPVEELIEKADGFAGVFPEHKYEIVKKLQERKHICGMTGDGVNDAPALKKADIGIAVADATDAARGASDIVLTEPGLSVIVSAVLTSRAIFQRMKNYTIYAVSITIRIVFGFMLIALIWKFDFSPFMVLIIAILNDGTIMTISKDRVKPSPLPDSWKLNEIFATGIVLGGYLALMTVIFFWAMKETDFFPEKFGVRSIRYSREEMMAALYLQVSIVSQALIFVTRSRSWSYVERPGFLLMTAFLLAQLVATLIAVYANWGFAEIKGCGWGWAGVVWLYSVVFYIPLDILKFFIRFVLSGKAWDNLLENKTAFTTKKDYGKEEREAQWALAQRTLHGLQPPETSSLFNDKNSYRELSEIAEQAKRRAEVARLRELHTLKGHVESVVKLKGLDIDTIQQHYTV; from the exons GAAAAGATCCCGATCGAGGAAGTGTTCCAGCAGCTGAAATGCACCCGAGAAGGTCTCTCCTCCCAGGAAGGGGAGCAGCGACTTCAGATCTTCGGACCCAACAAGCTCGAAGAGAAGAAG GAAAGCAAGATCCTCAAGTTTCTTGGGTTCATGTGGAACCCACTCTCATGGGTCATGGAAGCTGCTGCTCTTATGGCCATTGTGCTGGCCAACGGCCAAGGGAAGCCCCCGGATTGGCAGGACTTTGTTGGTATCATGTGTCTGCTGTTGATAAACTCCACCATCAGTTTCATTGAAGAGAACAATGCCGGTAACGCTGCAGCTGCTCTCATGGCCGGTCTCGCCCCAAAGACCAAG GTTCTCAGGGATGGCAAGTGGAGCGAGCAGGATGCCGCCATGTTGGTCCCAGGAGACATCATCAGCATCAAGCTTGGAGACATTATTCCTGCTGATGCCCGTCTCCTGGAGGGTGATCCTCTGAAGGTTGACCAGTCAGCTCTCACCGGAGAGTCTCTCCCGGTTACCAAGAACCCCTCAGAGGAGGTCTTCTCCGGCTCGACCTGCAAGCAGGGAGAAATTGAAGCAGTTGTAATTGCCACTGGTGTCCACACCTTCTTTGGGAAGGCAGCCCATCTTGTTGACAGCACAAACCAAGTGGGTCACTTCCAGAAGGTCCTCACTGCCATTGGAAACTTCTGTATCTGCTCCATCGCTATCGGCATGTTGGTAGAGATCCTTGTGATGTACCCCATCCAGCACAGGAAGTACAGGGACGGAATTAACAACCTCCTTGTCCTCCTGATCGGAGGTATTCCGATTGCCATGCCGACTGTCCTATCTGTCACGATGGCCATTGGGTCCCACAGGCTCTCCCAGCAGGGTGCCATCACGAAGAGGATGACCGCCATTGAGGAAATGGCAGGAATGGACGTACTTTGCAGTGACAAGACTGGGACTCTGACGCTAAACAAGTTGAGTGTCGATCGTAACCTTATTGAGGTCTTCGTGAAGGGTATGGAAAAAGAGCACGTTCTTCTGCTTGCTGCTCGAGCTTCCAGGACCGAAAACCAGGATGCTATTGATGCTGCTATAGTTGGCACGCTTGCTGATCCTAAGGAG GCAAGAGCAGGCATTAGGGAGGTGCATTTCTTCCCATTCAACCCTGTGGACAAAAGAACTGCTTTGACTTACATCGATTCTGATGGAAACTGGCACCGAGCAAGCAAAGGAGCACCGGAACAG ATCTTGACTCTCTGCAATGCAAGGGAGGACTTTAAgaagaaggtgcatgccattATTGACAAATTCGCCGAGCGTGGGCTTCGTTCATTGGCTGTGGCTAGACAGGAAGTTCCTGAGAGAACAAAAGAGAGTCCTGGTGGCCCATGGCAGTTCGTTGGTCTGTTGTCACTCTTTGATCCTCCAAGGCATGACAGTGCTGAAACCATTCGCAGGGCTCTCAACCTTGGTGTGAATGTAAAGATGATCACTG GTGACCAACTTGCCATTGCTAAGGAGACAGGAAGAAGGCTTGGTATGGGAACAAACATGTACCCTTCTGCTTCCCTCCTCGGTCAAGACAAGGATGCAAGCATTGCCGCTCTTCCTGTGGAAGAACTGATCGAGAAGGCAGACGGGTTTGCTGGAGTGTTTCCAG AGCACAAGTACGAGATTGTGAAGAAGCTGCAGGAGAGGAAGCACATTTGTGGTATGACTGGTGATGGTGTGAACGATGCCCCAGCCCTGAAGAAAGCAGACATTGGAATTGCAGTGGCTGATGCCACTGATGCTGCTCGGGGTGCTTCTGATATCGTCCTCACTGAGCCTGGGTTGAGTGTCATCGTTAGTGCTGTTCTTACCAGCAGAGCCATCTTCCAGAGGATGAAGAACTATACA ATATACGCAGTTTCCATCACTATCCGTATAGTG TTCGGGTTCATGCTCATTGCCCTGATCTGGAAGTTTGACTTCTCCCCTTTCATGGTCCTGATCATTGCCATTCTTAATGACG GGACAATCATGACTATCTCAAAGGATCGCGTGAAGCCATCTCCGCTCCCCGACAGCTGGAAACTGAACGAGATCTTCGCCACAGGCATCGTGCTTGGAGGCTACTTGGCACTCATGACTGTCATATTCTTCTGGGCAATGAAGGAAACCGACTTCTTCCCT GAGAAATTCGGTGTACGATCAATTAGATACAGTCGTGAGGAAATGATGGCCGCACTGTACCTACAAGTGAGTATCGTGAGTCAAGCTCTGATTTTCGTGACCCGGTCTAGGAGCTGGTCTTATGTGGAGCGCCCTGGATTTCTCCTAATGACTGCCTTCCTGCTTGCACAACTC GTTGCTACTCTCATCGCGGTTTACGCAAACTGGGGATTTGCCGAAATCAAAGGATGTGGTTGGGGATGGGCAGGTGTTGTTTGGCTCTACAGTGTCGTGTTTTACATTCCATTGGACATCCTCAAATTCTTCATTCGTTTTGTGCTCAGTGGGAAGGCGTGGGATAACTTGTTGGAGAACAAG ACTGCCTTCACTACCAAGAAAGATTACGGAAAAGAGGAGAGGGAGGCTCAATGGGCTCTTGCTCAGAGGACTCTTCATGGGCTTCAGCCACCGGAGACTTCTTCTCTCTTCAATGATAAGAACAGCTACAGAGAGCTCTCTGAGATTGCTGAGCAGGCTAAGAGAAGAGCCGAGGTTGCAAG GCTTCGTGAGCTGCATACGCTGAAGGGTCACGTGGAGTCGGTGGTGAAGCTGAAGGGGCTGGACATTGACACGATCCAGCAACACTACACCGTCTGA
- the LOC116189243 gene encoding homogentisate phytyltransferase 1, chloroplastic, with translation MESLLLSSSPPTPSPLSTGEKIWRGDTFKKTCLASSYGLQVARSSTLNILNKYSVAYHLNNPQPRSISLQRSNKTHSVNAASGQPLESEPGAYSPNNSWNSLKNAADAFYRFSRPHTVIGTALSIISVSLLAAEKLSDLNPTFFTGLLEAVVAALFMNIYIVGLNQLSDIDIDKVNKPYLPLASGEYSVGTGIMIVTSFLIMSFWLGWVVGSWPLFWALFISFVLGTAYSINVPLLRWKRSAVVAAMCILAVRAVIVQIAFFLHMQTHVYGKPAALSRPVIFATAFMSFFSVVIALFKDIPDIDGDRIFGIRSFTVRLGQKRVFWICILLLQMAYAVSILVGSMSSYLWSKVITVSGHAVLASILWARAKSIDFRSKAAITSFYMFIWKLFYAEYLLIPLVR, from the exons ATGGAGTCTCTGCTTCTGAGTTCTTCTCCTCCTACCCCTTCTCCACTTTCCACTG GAGAAAAGATTTGGAGGGGCGACACTTTCAAGAAGACCTGCTTGGCAA GTTCTTATGGTTTACAAGTTGCTAGGAGCAGCACATTGAACATCCTTAACAAGTACTCCGTAGCATACCATCTTAACAACCCCCAACCGAGGTCCATATCGCTTCAAAGAAGCAACAAAACGCACTCAGTTAATGCAGCCTCTGGGCAACCACTGGAGTCTGAACCTGGAGCTTATAGCCCTAACAACTCATGGAATTCTTTGAAAAATGCTGCCGATGCCTTTTACCGGTTTTCCCGGCCCCACACAGTTATAGGCACA GCACTGAGCATAATCTCAGTTTCTCTTCTCGCAGCAGAGAAGTTATCCGATTTAAATCCCACGTTCTTCACTGGATTATTGGAG GCGGTTGTGGCTGCCCtctttatgaatatatacatCGTGGGTTTAAATCAGTTGTCTGATATTGATATAGACAAG GTCAACAAGCCCTATCTTCCCCTGGCATCGGGAGAATACTCTGTTGGAACTGGCATCATGATCGTGACATCCTTCTTAATAATG AGCTTTTGGCTTGGCTGGGTTGTAGGTTCATGGCCATTGTTTTGGGCCCTTTTCATCAGTTTCGTGCTTGGAACAGCTTATTCAATTAAT GTGCCATTACTTAGATGGAAGAGATCTGCAGTTGTTGCTGCGATGTGCATTCTGGCTGTCCGTGCTGTGATCGTTCAGATTGCATTTTTCCTTCACATGCAG ACTCATGTGTACGGAAAACCCGCTGCCCTTTCACGCCCAGTAATATTCGCCACTGCCTTCATGAGCTTCTTCTCTGTTGTTATTGCGTTGTTTAAG GACATCCCCGACATTGATGGAGATAGAATATTTGGCATCCGATCTTTCACTGTGCGTCTTGGCCAAAAGCGG GTTTTTTGGATATGCATATTACTCCTCCAAATGGCTTATGCTGTTTCCATTCTTGTTGGGTCGATGTCTTCCTATCTTTGGAGCAAAGTCATCACG GTCTCAGGTCATGCTGTGTTGGCCTCCATACTGTGGGCACGAGCCAAATCTATAGATTTCAGGAGCAAGGCTGCAATAACTTCCTTCTACATGTTTATTTGGAAG CTATTTTATGCAGAGTATCTGCTGATACCGCTGGTAAGATAA
- the LOC116187232 gene encoding nifU-like protein 3, chloroplastic: MRVTDSKFDFFASRSKRLSSVNNKWVLFSPSCVLPLTEENVEKVLHEVRPGLMADGGNVALHEIDGLIVVLKLQGACGSCPSSTMTLKMGIETRLRDKIPEIMAVEQTVDTETGLELNEENIAKVLSVIRPYLAGTGGGVLELVQIDDYVIKVRLSGHAAGVMTVRVALTQKLREKIPAIAAVQLID; the protein is encoded by the exons ATGCGAGTAACAGACTCCAAATTCGACTTCTTTGCCTCAAGGAGCAAGAGGCTATCATCGGTGAACAATAAAT GGGTTTTATTCTCGCCAAGCTGCGTGCTCCCACTAACTGAAGAGAATGTGGAAAAGGTTCTGCATGAGGTGAGGCCGGGCTTGATGGCCGACGGGGGAAACGTGGCACTCCATGAGATAGACGGCCTTATCGTGGTGCTGAAGCTCCAGGGAGCGTGTGGGTCTTGCCCAAGCTCCACGATGACCCTGAAAATGGGAATTGAAACTCGGCTTCGGGATAAAATACCTGAAATCATGGCTGTAGAGCAGACTGTGGACACTGAAACTGGGTTAGAGCTGAATGAAGAGAATATTGCAAAG GTTCTTTCCGTGATACGGCCATATCTTGCAGGCACGGGAGGGGGAGTGCTCGAGCTGGTTCAGATCGATGATTACGTCATCAAGGTTAGATTGAGTGGCCATGCAGCAGGGGTTATGACTGTTCGTGTCGCTCTCACACAGAAACTCAGGGAAAAAATTCCTGCCATCGCCGCTGTTCAGTTGATAGATTAA